AGCGTGACGTAGCTGTGATCGCGGGCTGCAGTACAGCCTCTCCAGGAGGTCGTTGGCCTCCTGCCCGACGCTCTCCCAGCGACAGGTCCCTTTCCTGCGGAGCTGCCAGTGGTAGGGGAGGGCAGTGTGGTGAAGCGGGCACTGGCCCCCCTGCGGGCAGCGGCCCCCGAGGAAATCCGGACAGATGCTGACGCTGCCCTGCTGGTGGGTGTGAtactgcagctgctgcaggaggtCCAGCACCCCTTCCAGGGTCAGACCCTCCTCCCCGTCCAGGGGGGTGCCGGAGAGGCTGGGGGGGGCGCTCTCCGCTTCGCTCAGCTCCTGCTCGACCAGTTCAGAATCCGGGAGGGTCAAGGGCTGGGGGTCTGGTTTCGGGGCAGGGCTGCCCGGGACTGGTACAGTGGAGTCTAGTATCAGGCAGTTGCCCAGAGAGAGCTGGCGGAAGGCTTGCTTGCGATCCTGCTTCACTCTCCTGTGCAGCATCCGAAGCCACACACGCCTCCTCCTGCAGGACCGACTCTCGTCCAGGACCCCCTGtttggggagggagagggggctgCGGAGGGGGAAGGGGGGGCTGTCGGAACTGCGTGGGGCTGGCTGTGGGTCGTAGGGCGCCGGGGGGGCAAAACGGAAAGGTCGGGGGTTGCTGTGCTGCCCTGCCGGGTCTGCGCTTGGTCTGCCATGTGggaatctgtggaaagaaaatAAGGACGTTTTAGATACTGTGAGAGGAGGCTCGGGggtccagcggttagagaaagggggctcgataccaggaggttcaaatcccggctcagccaccgactccctgtgtgtgtgaccctgagcgagtcacttcacctccttgtgctccgtccttcggatgagacgtcaaacaaacgagctcctattggaagtgactctgcagcagcagcagcagcagttgatgatgatgcagagttcacccccctagtctctgtgagtctctttggataaaatcctctgctgaatgactcattaaGAATCATTTCAGAAGTGGAACACATGGTGCTCTGAAACAAAGGGAACCCGAGTTTATCTACGAATCCTGATCATGACATCACTCACAGAATCTTTATTGTGAGTGACGTCGGGATATGCAAATTACAGCTTACAAGAGCCAATCGAATCGCGTGGAAGTCGCCAAAAGGCTTTTTTCTATACAGTGTGTTTTCACAGAGGGCGAAACAGGCTTTAGTTTCTGACTTGGATTAAAACCCCACGTGATTTGATTCGCGCTTGCAATGCGATTGTGTAATTATACATAATGAGATTgtgtaatgagagagagagagagagagagagagagagagagagagagagagagagagagagacacagacattATTAAAACAAGCGATCTTAGCTAAATGTGTACAACGCATGTTACTGCCGTTCCGTTAACAGAACATATCTGGAAGCTTCACGTTTGTTTTTGAACCAAAAAGTTGTCCAGCTTTTAAAAACCAGCCCGCGGCCGCCCTGGGCTGGTCTGCGCCGGAACGTCACCCCTTCAGAACTTGATCACGCTTTCAAAGTAAAGGCTGTCACGCCAACAAacaaatcacccccccccccccccccccccccccccccccccctcccccctcccccctccccccctccccccctccccccctccccccccccctccccctcccctcccctcatccCCTCCTCCCCTGAAACGCCTTGCACGGTACAAGAAGACTCGAGTCTCcaatccctcccttcccccacCCCTTCCCGTCGCATTGCTTCTTACCATTAACTACCCAATCTAATGTTCTGTGTTTATGCGGTTCCTCGTTTTGGCTACAATCTGCTGCGTCCTGTTTTGAGCCGGACAGACGCGTTACAAGTGTCCCGTATTCAGAGAAGGAAATTGCACGGCCGCGCTGCGCAGCTCAACACCCAGAAAATGGAGGTCTGTCCTCGTCACTGTGGGGCTGGTTGAAAACACCGAGACGTTCTTATTTCCGATCTTCGGTTTCTTATTCAAAACATCTAAAGGGCTGCATATCTGCAGATTAACAGCTAGGTTTGGACTTTTGCTGAGGAAAATGCGCGTAAACTTTCATAATACAGTGACCGAGAAATGAACTAATACCGAATGTGTGAAGACTCGGCAGCGTTGCTGTTAACTGTCATTCTCAAAGCAACACTAACAGCACACACCGGGCATACAGATAATAAAGACTAGGATCAGGAAACAGGGCTTCAAAAACAGAGGAAGAACTTCAGATAAACCTGCAGTAAAAACCAACACCCCAAcaccattataatatatatatatatacacacacacacaatatcactTACAGGCCTACATTTATACAGTAATAATACATGTTAACAGCGTGAcgttatagtgtgtgtgtgtgtctgtgtcagtgtgtgtgtgcgtgtcagtgtgtatatgtgggggtcggtgtgtgtgtggggggggtcggtgtgtgtgtgtgtttattatgtgagtcagtgtgtgtgtctgtgtcagtgtgtgtgtctgtgcgtgtcagtgtgtgtatgtgggggtcggtgtgtgtgtgtgttatatgtgtctgtgtcagtgtgtgtgtgtgcgtgtcagtgtgtgtgtgtttattatgtgaatcagtgtgtgtgtctgtcagtgtgtgtgtgtgtcagtgtgtgtatgtgtgtctgtggggggtcggtgtgcgtgcgtgtgtgtcagtgtgtaaaCTAACATCACAGGCGTCTGTTTTTCAATTCAGCTAACCCGCACAAGTAACGcaatgcttgtttttgttttcgttGTTCAATGCTGGATTGAGATTGGGTAGGTTtcatacagtataataaatacacagccttgttgtatttatttgtccCCAGTACAGCTTAACACTGCCCGTAAGAATCCCCCCAGGACCGAGTCAGCATTTCAACATGATGAAATATCTGTGTTGTATTATTCAGCGAGTTTAGAGACCGCACGGAAATGAGTCGATGCGGAGAGATGTTGTTTCAACGCCGCTAATGACGTCAAAGAATCACCAGTTTTACTGCAactaaaaatttttttaaaaaatgtaaaagtacgACAAATGATCGTGGTACAATACCAGCATAGCTAAAAACAAGCCAATACAATGCATGACGCATTTACCTGAAGCCCTCTGTAACTTTAGAAAAGAAACGATTAATACGGTGAACACGGTGGCTGTACTGCTACCTAACtaactttttacttgttttgtgttttataaaatagCTACCAGGACActgatcataataataataataataataataataataataataatagtttaggtCTGCTGTACAGTCGTGTGTTTTGTTATACTGCAGAACATCCGTATTGTCTCCGTGTAAAACATGGAAGTTGTTGAGTTTTTGCTTCAGTCTGCAAATTATTCTTAAGCCATCTTAAATCGTGAAAGGATTTCTGCAATATTGTAATGTGTCTTCGTCGAaaaagtattaataataataataataataataataataataagatcgatctcatatatatatatatatatatatatatatatatatatatatatatatatatatatatatatatatatatatatcctccaaATTCTATTTTGCACATTTCGGGTGTTTGTGTAATGCAGTACTTGCCGTTTCAGTTCAAATTCCCTTCCCTTCCTCCTTGTTCCTCTTCTTGTTTATGTTTCCGTTTCTAACACCGCCAGCCAGCAAGCACTCCCTGTGTTTGTGGAGCTGTGATCCCGCTTGGCATCGCTTTTAACCCGGTCTCAGCGTCCTTGTGTTTGTTCATCCACGACTCTCATTGCGGTCTTCAAACGAGAGCTTCGCCCTTAACTGGGTTTCGCACAGCCACGCCTCCTAGCGGAGGTTCGGGGCGGGGCCTCTCAGAAGGCAGAAGTCCGGAATTCTGACTCTAGAACACTGTGACGTCAGCGTTCCTCTGGCTGGTTAAGATTACGATAACAAGCGTGCGCATGGTTCTTCAATCGCACCTTTCCCAGGTTTcgaaacaataataatgttatgcaaaaaaaaaaaaagaaaacagaaaaaaaaccccagcgTGTGTTTAACCGTAACCCAGACGCTTCCTGGTTACTTTGCGTGCGTTTGCACAGTGACAGTTTACAATAGTTTCACGAAATtaaagtaagtgtgtgtgtgtgtatatatatatatataagatttacTAAGGGGAATGTCTGCAGaaagttttgaatttacagtCTGCGATCTTGAGTAATTAGTCATGcaattacaccccccccccccccccccccgtccaatACCCTTTGCACCCTCCAGagcttctcaaccctggtccttcCCCCCCTGCTGTGTCGGCTGGTTTTCATCCCAgctgagctcttaattacttcATTGAACTGATTCATTTGCGTAATTAGACCCTTTTTTTAATTGTCCTCGGCTCTTAAGaggttgcagatttcaagtcacTGATAAAATGTTACGGCTAACTGgaaatctgcagctgtttaagagctgataCTTTCTAATGTGATCctttgtaataactgtaagtcaccctggataagggcgtctgctaagaaaataataataataataataataatgcaaagaacAAGAAACATCTCGCCAGAGACACACAGAAATGAGATGATTGTGTTACTATGTAACTGTGGTACTGTGTTATtgcgttaattattattatttatttattagcagacgcccttatccagggcgacttacaattgttacaagatatcacattatacagatatcacattattttttacatacagttccccatttatacagttgttttttttactggagcaatctaggtaaagtaccttgctcaagggtacagcagcagtgtctcccacctgggattgaacccacaaccctccagtcaagagtccagagctctgaccactactccacactgctgtgttatTGTGTTAATGTGTTACTGTGTAATTGTGTTACTGTGTAATTGTGTTACTGTGTTATTATCGCTCCCTCTCCGGAAACGGAAACCGGGCTTGTGAAAAGAACGCTGCGCTCGAGTCGTCGTGACCGCGTGACAGGGGGTGAAAGGTAACGTTTACAGAAACTGGAGATCGAAACTTTACCTGCAGCGCAAAAACAACGACAAGAACACAGCGTTGAAAAGATACACTGCGGACAAGATCTCGAGAAGCGAGCGCTGTATCTCAACGTCAGTGAAATCTCGATCGCTGGACATGTTTCATTACATAAATGCCACCGttaaagtactttttttattttttaatcctcaTATCACCCCAATCTTATTGGCCTTATCTATTTGCAAGGTTTataatgtttatgtatttatttaattttagacCAGGCATTTAACCCTTCAAAGGTACAAGGCACATGAGTCgctctcaaaatgtatttaagaagAAACAGTTTGAACAATAAGCGCTgttaatacatttagaaataatatattattattattattattattattattataactacaTTACCTTGTCACGAGAACGAAATAAAAAACCGTGCATGTGTAACGAATGACTAAGAAGAGACTCTCTATCCTTTCTGAAAAACTGAAACAGATTCTGTTTATAGTTCCGGATGAAAAGAATGTGTCGCTGACTCATCAACTTGACAGTTCTCCGGTCACTACGGCAACCGAACCAAACACGGCGAGTGGGCGTGTCCCTCCTTGACTTTCGGTTTCTGCTCTGTTGTAACCTGAATGAACCGAGTCGCCAGCGCCTAGACCGGCGTGGCTGCTCACAGGTGACCAGCATCGCTTCATTACCATGCCACTCCGGTTAATATCACCCACCCCGCTTACTATCCCCCCGGGCAGTGCAAGCGCACGAGGAGCCGGTTTTTTTGTTCCAGGTTATTGTTGAAGTCCTGATGAATTTATAATCACCACCAGCGGTGCAATCCTAAATCTGTGCTGCTAATTCCCGTGTTGTTAGTGTGTACGCTGAGCTCCCCAGTGACACACAGAACAGGCAATGCCTTCATCTCATGACTGCCAAGTGTGTTTCTCCTCTGTCTTGTGAGAATGCTTTGCTTTATTtacgcgtgtgcgtgtgcgtgtcagcCAGTGGCTTCGTTTGTGGTGTTGTACACAGGTGTGGTCGACGCGCTGTCTGTCGCTGTCAGCATTTGCATCCTTTTTGAAGCAGTAGTTTGTAACACATGAAGTTCCTCAAAcccttttcattgcatcaagaggactgactgactgactgactgaatcagaAAGTTGTGCAGGAGATGGGAGTCATGGGACTCAGCTTACCTGCTAGTATGCGAGTTCTGACCATTACATCACAATAGAACCTGAACAGTGTTCCAGCTCTATTACATCACAATAGAATTGAACAGTCTTCCGACTCCACTACATCACAATAGAACCTGAACAGTGTTCCGACTCCACTACATCACAATAGAACCTGAACAGTGTTCCGACTCCACTACATCACAATAGAACCTGAACAGTGTTCCGGCTCTATTACATCACAATAGCACTGAACAGTTCCGGTGAGTTCTGGCTCCACTGCCTCACTCATTGTCCCCTCTTTTTTGCACAGGCCCTTTTTTCGGAGCAGGGTTTGACTGAGCTGCTATTCTTGAGCAGGGAGCTGACGTATCAAAACTGGCCCGGTCTGTCTCCAGGGACAGTACCCTCACCTCCCGC
The Acipenser ruthenus unplaced genomic scaffold, fAciRut3.2 maternal haplotype, whole genome shotgun sequence genome window above contains:
- the LOC131734621 gene encoding uncharacterized protein LOC131734621 yields the protein MTFPHGRPSADPAGQHSNPRPFRFAPPAPYDPQPAPRSSDSPPFPLRSPLSLPKQGVLDESRSCRRRRVWLRMLHRRVKQDRKQAFRQLSLGNCLILDSTVPVPGSPAPKPDPQPLTLPDSELVEQELSEAESAPPSLSGTPLDGEEGLTLEGVLDLLQQLQYHTHQQGSVSICPDFLGGRCPQGGQCPLHHTALPYHWQLRRKGTCRWESVGQEANDLLERLYCSPRSQLRHAACALS